The segment TTCGCTATCGCACGGCGGGCGTACTCCTTGCGCCCGTATTGTTTACGTAAGTCGCGCTGACGCATCATGTTCGAGTCGCTACAAGAAAATCTCGGATCGGCCCTGCGGAGCCTCACTGGCCGCGGCAAGCTGAGCGAATCGAACATGCGCGAAGGGCTGGCCCTGGTCGAGCAGGCCCTGCTCGAAGCCGACGTCAGCTATTCCGTCGCCAAGGAGTTCATCAACCGGGTCAGCCAGGAGGCGGTGGGCGAGGCGGTTCTCAAATCGCTCAATCCCAGTCAGCAGGTGGTGTCGATTGTCCACCGCGAGCTCGTCAATTTGATGGGCCCGGTCGACCACTCCCTCCACCTCAAGCCCGACCTGACGATTTTGATGCTCTGCGGCCTGCAAGGCTCGGGCAAGACGACCACCTGCGGCAAGCTGGCGCGGATGCTCAAAGAACGCGGCCGCGAGCCGTTTTTGGTGGCGGCCGACTTGCAGCGCCCCGCGGCCATTCATCAGTTGCACGTGCTCGGCGAGCAACTCGGCGTGCAGGTGTATAGCGAAGAAGGCTCGGTCGACGCCGTGGCCGTGTGCCAAAACGGCGTCAAGCAGGCCAAGAGCGCCGGCGCCAAGGTGGTGATCCTCGACACTGCCGGCCGCTTGCACGTCGATCAGGAACTGATGGAGGAGCTGAAGCGGATCGACCGCCGCGTGACTCCCGATCAGGTCTATCTGGTCGTCGACGCCATGACGGGCCAAGACGCGGTGAACAGCGCCAAGGCCTTCAACGAGGCGCTGGAGCTCGACGGCGTCGTCATGACCAAGCTCGATGGCGACGCCCGCGGCGGCGCCGCGCTGTCGGTCAAGCAGGTCACCGGCGTGCCGATCAAGTACATGGGCGTGGGCGAGCATCTCGACGCGCTGGAAGAGTTTCATCCCGACCGCATGGCCGGGCGCATCCTCGGCATGGGCGACGTGCTCACGCTGGTCGAGCAAGCGCAACAAAAGCTCGACCAGGACGAGATGGCCAAGGCCGAAGAGCAGATGCGCAAGGGGGAATTCACCCTCGAAACCTTCCGCAGCACGCTCCAGCAGATGAAGCGGCTGGGCCCGCTCAACAAGCTGATGGGGCTGATCCCCGGCATGAACTCGATGAACAAGCTGCTCGACCAGTTCGACGCCGACGACGAGCAGCAGCGCATCTTCGCCATCATCGACTCAATGACTCCCGGCGAACGCCGCGCGCCCAAAACCATCGATCAGAGCCGCCGGCGCCGCATCGCGGCGGGCGCCGGGGTCGAGCCGCATGAGGTGAACGAACTGGTCAAACAGTTCGACTTCATGAGCGGTATGATGAAGGAGATGGCCGGACTCGGCATGCGCGACCGCATGCGGCGCGTCAACGAATTGCAATCGGGGGGCTTCCTCGATCCGGGCGCCAAATTCGGCAAGCAGAAGGTCGGCACCGGCAAGCGGCTCACAACGGCCGAAAAGAAAAACAACAAAAAGTCGCGCGAGAAAGAGATTCGCAAACTACGCCGCGAAGCGCGCGACAAAGGCAAATAAGCTCGCGGCGCGTGTGCCCGCCGGCTGACAGCAATTCACCAAAAACCATCGCCATTCAACTGATTCGATCGAGGAGGACCGTGTGGCTGTTCGGATTCGACTGAAACAATTTGGGCGCAAACATCGCCCCTTTTTCCGCATTTGCGCCACCGACATTCGCGCGCCGCGCGACGGCCGCGTGCTGGAGGAGCTTGGCACCTACGACCCGATGGTGCCCGAGACCGACGCGCGCTGCTCGCTGGATGCGGAGCGGGTGAAGTATTGGCTGAGCGTGGGGGCGCAGCCTAGCGAGTCGGCTCGCGCTTTGATCAAGAAGTACGGCCCGGAAGGGACGCACCTGGAGGCGATGAAGGCCGCCAAGGAAAAGATCAAAGCCAGCCGCCAGCAAGCGCCCCCCCCGCCGCCAGCCCCCGCCCCCCGGCCCGCCAAGAAAGTGAAGGAGGAAGCGCCAGCCGCTGTCGAAACCGCCGCCGAGGCCCCCACGGAGACCGCCGCCGAGTAGCTTGCGCCAGGCCGGCCGCAAGCGCGCGACGCGATTTTTGCCATGCGGTTCGACGTGCTGACTCTGTTTCCGGAAATGTTTTTGGGCTATCTGAGTCAAAGCCTGTTGAAGCTGGCAATCGAACGCGGGCTGGTGGACGTGCAGTTGCACAACATCCGCGACTGGGCCACCGGCAAGCACCGTCAGGTCGACGATCGCCCCTTTGGGGGCGGGCCGGGCATGGTGCTCAAGGTCGACACGGTGGTGGAGTGCGTCGAGGCGGTGCGGGCGATGGCCGATCCGCCGGGCCGCGTGGCGCTGCTCACGCCGCAGGGGCGCCGGCTGACGCAGCGTGTGGTGGAGGAGTTGGCGGAGCAACCGCGGCTAGTGCTGTTGTGCGGCCGCTACGAGGGGTTTGACGAACGAATACACGAAATCCTGGAACCAGACGAAATCTCGATCGGCGACTTTGTCTTAAACGGCGGCGAAGTCGCGGCGATGGTGATGATCGACACGATGATTCGGCTGGTCCCCGGAGTATTGGGAAAAGAGGAAAGCAGCATCCACGATTCATTCTCGCCCGGCAACCGACTGCTGGAACATTCGCAGTACACGCGGCCGCGCGAGTATCGGGGCAAGGAAGTGCCAGAGATTTTGCTGTCGGGCGATCACGAAGCGATCGCTCGCTGGCGAAGCCAACAATCGCTCGAGCGCACGCGCCGCCGACGTGGCGACCTGCTCGGGCCAGAAGACGAAGCGACCCAAGCGACTTGATATCAATTCCAAACCGATCGTCGAACACAACCGACGAGCCCATAAGCGACCAACGCAGCGAAAGGACCTGCCATGAGCCAACAAATCATTCAGCTCGTCGAACAACCACAACTGAAGGCCGACCTGCCCGATTTTGAGATCGGCGACACGGTCGACGTGCATACCCGCATTCTGGAAGGCGAGAAAGAGCGCATCCAGATCTTCAACGGCCTGGTGATCGCCCGCGCCGGCTCGGGCCTGCGCGAGACGTTCACCGTCCGCCGCATCGTGCAGGGCGAAGGGGTCGAGCGCAAGTTTCCGCTCCATTCGCCGCGCATCGCCAAGATCGAGGTCAAGCGCAAAGGCATCGTCCGCCGGGCGAAGCTCTACTACCTGCGCGACCGCATCGGCAAGGCCACCCGCTTGCGCGAGCGCCGCGTCGACAACAAGAAGGCCGCCGCCCCCGCGAGCTAACGGACGCGGACGGCAGATCGCCCTTCGGCGCGCCATCTTGGTGGCTCTTGGCGCTGCGCGCGGGGCTTGGCCGCTGAAGCGACACGGCGGGGGGTATAACGCACGGCTTGTGTTGCTCTTGGCG is part of the Pirellulales bacterium genome and harbors:
- the ffh gene encoding signal recognition particle protein, which translates into the protein MFESLQENLGSALRSLTGRGKLSESNMREGLALVEQALLEADVSYSVAKEFINRVSQEAVGEAVLKSLNPSQQVVSIVHRELVNLMGPVDHSLHLKPDLTILMLCGLQGSGKTTTCGKLARMLKERGREPFLVAADLQRPAAIHQLHVLGEQLGVQVYSEEGSVDAVAVCQNGVKQAKSAGAKVVILDTAGRLHVDQELMEELKRIDRRVTPDQVYLVVDAMTGQDAVNSAKAFNEALELDGVVMTKLDGDARGGAALSVKQVTGVPIKYMGVGEHLDALEEFHPDRMAGRILGMGDVLTLVEQAQQKLDQDEMAKAEEQMRKGEFTLETFRSTLQQMKRLGPLNKLMGLIPGMNSMNKLLDQFDADDEQQRIFAIIDSMTPGERRAPKTIDQSRRRRIAAGAGVEPHEVNELVKQFDFMSGMMKEMAGLGMRDRMRRVNELQSGGFLDPGAKFGKQKVGTGKRLTTAEKKNNKKSREKEIRKLRREARDKGK
- the rpsP gene encoding 30S ribosomal protein S16 translates to MAVRIRLKQFGRKHRPFFRICATDIRAPRDGRVLEELGTYDPMVPETDARCSLDAERVKYWLSVGAQPSESARALIKKYGPEGTHLEAMKAAKEKIKASRQQAPPPPPAPAPRPAKKVKEEAPAAVETAAEAPTETAAE
- the trmD gene encoding tRNA (guanosine(37)-N1)-methyltransferase TrmD; amino-acid sequence: MRFDVLTLFPEMFLGYLSQSLLKLAIERGLVDVQLHNIRDWATGKHRQVDDRPFGGGPGMVLKVDTVVECVEAVRAMADPPGRVALLTPQGRRLTQRVVEELAEQPRLVLLCGRYEGFDERIHEILEPDEISIGDFVLNGGEVAAMVMIDTMIRLVPGVLGKEESSIHDSFSPGNRLLEHSQYTRPREYRGKEVPEILLSGDHEAIARWRSQQSLERTRRRRGDLLGPEDEATQAT
- the rplS gene encoding 50S ribosomal protein L19; the encoded protein is MSQQIIQLVEQPQLKADLPDFEIGDTVDVHTRILEGEKERIQIFNGLVIARAGSGLRETFTVRRIVQGEGVERKFPLHSPRIAKIEVKRKGIVRRAKLYYLRDRIGKATRLRERRVDNKKAAAPAS